In Sandaracinaceae bacterium, one DNA window encodes the following:
- a CDS encoding protein BatD yields the protein MSVMAAPRRTSAARHPLAGAALAFVACVLQAPAAAHAQRVTVVTTTSAAQVEAGTDFSLQVRADCDGCQIQNLELPALREFDVLGRSVSQPMQFQMGGGATQVQAAVIHNLRLRARQPGRVRIEPAVALVNGQRHAGNAVDLQVLPGGQGGGVAGGQSPYGQQLPVPGAPTATGPLDGANLDSVAFLRTVVEPSDPVVGQQVTVTLLFYTRVSARNLQPEREISTDGFWVHDLIGPASPPPSSRREIVSGVPYDVHVIRHFAAFPLESGDLVLGAPRMTIHTGGGFMFGPRPEQLVREGVPVTVHVRPLPTPVPRGAVVGRYTLRAQLDRDTVRTGDAVTLTAVLEGEGNLRDVQLALADIPGLRVHTPRREDDIRALGVRVGGTLRLEWLLVAEQPGTYTLPPLTLSVFDPYADRYETLTSAPLTLTVAGAPLAPATPDAGVGAADSVPPNVAPAAPIGEIRTRSELLRAQVPLSSHPAYWVVLFGMPTLLLLGWGVLAQRARRQQRDQRADKLAAGLVRDRLEAAKRAVKAADVATFYTSVAAALRAALEGRLGEPVGSLTHAQLGERLVRAGMSADLRKRLVEELEGCDFARFSAEAGSDSEMERCLQRVRAMVQRIERFSPGGADSEGEGT from the coding sequence GTGAGCGTCATGGCGGCACCACGGCGAACGAGCGCAGCCCGTCACCCTCTCGCGGGGGCGGCGCTGGCGTTCGTCGCGTGCGTGCTGCAGGCGCCTGCCGCGGCACACGCCCAACGCGTGACCGTGGTGACCACCACCAGCGCAGCGCAGGTGGAAGCGGGCACCGACTTCTCGCTGCAGGTGCGCGCCGACTGCGACGGCTGCCAAATCCAGAACCTCGAGCTGCCCGCGCTGCGTGAATTCGACGTGCTCGGCCGCTCGGTCAGCCAGCCCATGCAGTTCCAAATGGGCGGTGGGGCCACGCAGGTGCAAGCCGCTGTCATCCACAACCTGCGGCTGCGCGCGCGTCAACCCGGGCGCGTGCGCATCGAGCCTGCGGTGGCCCTCGTGAACGGGCAGCGGCACGCCGGCAACGCCGTGGATCTGCAGGTGCTCCCGGGAGGGCAGGGTGGTGGCGTCGCCGGTGGCCAGTCGCCCTATGGCCAGCAGCTGCCCGTGCCGGGCGCGCCCACCGCCACTGGCCCGCTGGACGGCGCCAACCTCGACAGCGTGGCCTTCCTGCGCACGGTGGTGGAGCCGTCCGACCCGGTCGTCGGCCAGCAGGTCACGGTCACCCTCCTGTTCTACACGCGCGTCTCGGCGCGCAACCTCCAGCCCGAGCGTGAGATCTCCACCGACGGGTTCTGGGTGCACGACCTGATCGGCCCTGCCAGCCCACCGCCCAGCTCGCGACGCGAGATCGTGTCGGGCGTTCCGTACGACGTGCACGTGATCCGGCACTTCGCGGCGTTTCCGCTCGAGTCTGGTGACTTGGTGCTGGGCGCGCCACGCATGACCATCCACACGGGGGGCGGCTTCATGTTCGGGCCGCGCCCGGAGCAGCTGGTGCGCGAGGGCGTGCCCGTCACCGTGCACGTGCGGCCGCTGCCCACACCCGTTCCCCGAGGGGCCGTCGTGGGGCGCTACACCCTCCGCGCCCAGCTGGACCGCGACACGGTGCGAACGGGCGACGCCGTGACGCTCACGGCGGTGCTCGAGGGCGAGGGCAACCTGCGCGACGTGCAGCTGGCCCTGGCCGACATCCCGGGGCTGCGTGTGCATACACCCCGCCGCGAGGACGACATCCGCGCGCTGGGGGTCCGAGTGGGCGGCACGTTGCGCCTCGAGTGGCTGCTGGTCGCCGAGCAGCCCGGCACCTACACGCTCCCGCCGCTGACGCTGTCGGTCTTCGACCCGTACGCCGACCGCTACGAGACGCTGACCTCCGCGCCGTTGACGCTCACGGTGGCGGGGGCGCCGCTCGCGCCCGCTACCCCCGACGCGGGCGTGGGTGCCGCGGACTCGGTGCCGCCGAACGTGGCGCCGGCGGCACCCATTGGCGAGATCCGCACGCGCAGTGAGCTCTTGCGGGCCCAGGTGCCGCTCAGCAGCCACCCTGCGTATTGGGTGGTGCTGTTCGGCATGCCCACCTTGTTGCTGCTCGGCTGGGGTGTGTTGGCGCAGCGCGCGCGCCGCCAGCAGCGCGACCAGCGCGCCGACAAGCTCGCCGCCGGGCTGGTGCGCGACCGGCTGGAAGCGGCCAAGCGCGCGGTCAAGGCCGCGGACGTGGCCACCTTCTACACGTCGGTGGCGGCCGCCCTGCGCGCGGCGCTCGAGGGGCGCCTGGGCGAGCCCGTCGGCAGCCTGACGCACGCGCAACTGGGGGAGCGGCTGGTGCGCGCCGGCATGAGCGCCGACCTCCGCAAGCGCCTGGTGGAAGAGCTCGAAGGCTGTGACTTTGCGCGGTTCAGCGCAGAAGCGGGCAGCGACTCCGAGATGGAGCGTTGCCTGCAGCGCGTTCGCGCCATGGTGCAGCGCATCGAGCGCTTCAGCCCCGGTGGGGCCGACTCCGAAGGGGAGGGCACATGA
- a CDS encoding tetratricopeptide repeat protein, with amino-acid sequence MKAVFAFLVVASASMFGGWDPFHRPNPNVEEGNARMAAENYDGALEAYDRAARELPSAPGVHLNRGIAYLHKGDRERAREALLLAIAPETPPALLADVRYNLGLSFHQDGEAAAAEDDHPTAQTAFRAAVDEYRRSLRARPSDPNTAWNLELALRRLNEEREEQEQQEQQEQQEQEQQDQQDQQDQQDQQDQQDPRSAGPAGPPRSAGSAGPSGLPGSAGPARGSGRAGRAQSARTGRRPAGPAGVRRAGRAAGFAGRRHRSAHADAGRAHAGCLARRRAEPRAHACRPARPA; translated from the coding sequence ATGAAAGCGGTCTTCGCGTTCTTGGTGGTGGCATCCGCTTCGATGTTCGGCGGCTGGGACCCGTTTCATCGCCCCAACCCCAACGTGGAAGAGGGCAACGCGCGCATGGCGGCCGAGAACTACGACGGCGCGCTCGAGGCGTATGACCGCGCGGCGCGCGAGCTGCCGTCGGCGCCCGGGGTGCACCTGAACCGCGGCATCGCGTACTTGCACAAGGGCGACCGCGAGCGGGCGCGCGAGGCGTTGTTGCTGGCCATCGCGCCGGAGACGCCCCCCGCCCTGCTGGCGGACGTGCGCTACAACTTGGGGCTGTCGTTCCACCAGGATGGCGAGGCCGCCGCTGCCGAGGACGACCACCCCACGGCGCAGACGGCCTTCCGCGCGGCGGTGGACGAGTACCGCCGCTCGCTGCGCGCGCGCCCGTCGGATCCGAACACCGCCTGGAACCTGGAGCTGGCCCTGCGCCGCCTCAACGAAGAGCGCGAGGAGCAGGAGCAGCAAGAGCAGCAGGAGCAGCAGGAACAAGAGCAGCAAGATCAACAGGACCAGCAGGATCAGCAGGATCAGCAGGATCAGCAGGACCCAAGATCCGCAGGACCAGCAGGACCCCCAAGATCAGCAGGATCAGCAGGACCCTCAGGACTCCCAGGATCAGCAGGACCAGCAAGAGGGTCAGGACGGGCAGGACGAGCCCAGTCAGCCCGAACAGGGCGACGACCCGCAGGACCCGCAGGGGTCCGGCGAGCAGGACGAGCCGCAGGATTCGCAGGACGACGGCACCGGTCAGCCCATGCCGACGCAGGCAGAGCGCATGCTGGATGCCTTGCAAGACGGCGAGCAGAGCCTCGAGCGCATGCGTGCCGCCCAGCGCGGCCAGCGTGA
- a CDS encoding VWA domain-containing protein: MTWHSSVVLWFMLAVLVTVGVLLAGWQLRERALRRFGQPDALRSLRVGRSGPLRAARAVLLVLGLVLVVMALAGPQYGSRTRVLRQRGIDVVVALDFSKSMLARDVSPNRSERAKVEITRFIEELGGDRVGVVAFAGETMQFPLTTDYAAVQLFLRDLTPLDMPVGGTAIGRALVSAGRLLERSSRAPEGVTEAEWTDTRPARVVVLMTDGEDHEGEPVQAARDLAAAGVKIFVVGIGSRTGEPIPTYSEDGTWTGYMRDNDGNVVTTALTAENEVQLQAIAEATGGRYLRAEAGGVGVDQVAREIRTLQQGERESRRVTVHENRYALALLPAFLLLVLEGLLPEAWLLRRRRRLAPAKDERKATRS; encoded by the coding sequence ATGACGTGGCACTCGTCCGTGGTCTTGTGGTTCATGCTGGCCGTGCTGGTCACGGTGGGCGTGCTGCTGGCCGGCTGGCAGCTGCGTGAGCGCGCGCTGCGCCGCTTTGGCCAGCCGGATGCGCTCCGCTCGTTGCGGGTGGGGCGCTCGGGTCCGCTGCGCGCAGCGCGCGCGGTGCTCCTGGTGCTGGGGTTGGTGCTGGTGGTCATGGCGCTGGCCGGGCCGCAGTACGGCAGCCGCACGCGTGTCTTGCGGCAACGCGGCATCGACGTGGTGGTGGCGCTCGACTTCAGCAAGAGCATGCTGGCGCGCGACGTGAGCCCCAACCGCAGCGAGCGCGCCAAGGTGGAGATCACGCGCTTCATCGAAGAGCTGGGCGGCGACCGGGTGGGGGTGGTGGCCTTCGCGGGCGAGACCATGCAGTTCCCGCTCACCACCGACTATGCGGCGGTGCAGCTCTTCTTGCGTGACCTCACGCCGCTCGACATGCCCGTGGGTGGCACCGCCATCGGGCGCGCGCTGGTGTCCGCCGGGCGCTTGCTGGAGCGCAGCAGCCGTGCGCCCGAGGGCGTGACCGAGGCCGAGTGGACCGACACCCGGCCCGCGCGCGTCGTGGTGCTGATGACCGACGGCGAGGACCACGAGGGCGAGCCCGTGCAGGCGGCGCGCGACCTGGCCGCCGCGGGCGTGAAGATCTTCGTGGTGGGCATCGGCTCCCGCACCGGCGAGCCCATCCCCACCTACAGCGAGGACGGCACCTGGACGGGCTACATGCGCGACAACGACGGCAACGTGGTGACCACCGCGCTCACCGCCGAGAACGAAGTGCAGCTGCAGGCCATCGCGGAGGCCACCGGCGGGCGCTACCTGCGCGCCGAGGCCGGGGGCGTGGGCGTGGACCAGGTGGCCCGCGAGATACGCACCCTCCAGCAGGGTGAGCGCGAGTCGCGGCGCGTGACCGTGCACGAGAACCGCTACGCGCTGGCGCTGTTGCCTGCCTTCCTGCTGCTGGTGTTGGAGGGGCTGCTGCCGGAGGCGTGGCTGCTGCGTCGCCGCCGGCGGCTAGCGCCCGCGAAGGATGAGCGAAAGGCTACGCGGTCATGA
- a CDS encoding VWA domain-containing protein, translated as MIPWVRRAMPALWVFFLGVPTLWVTAYLVEGVYGVPLRADSFRFERPWAGLLLFAVPLVWLARVWLLKTAAPRLLVSRGRTLGQVRPGWRVWVKDLPLGLRVTALWLTGVALMGPQSMHARDRTEVDGIDIVLVMDMSLSMQAADIQPNRFEATKVVVRDFVRRRPNDRIGAVVFGRDAFTLMPLTTDKEALQTVISELQLELIEGRGTAIGNAIGTGLNRLRPSRARSKVIILLTDGDSNAGNVSPEQAAELAATMEVKIFTVLMGVSDDAPVAQGVDLTRRTIFGMQNQPVNPELLQRIAARTGGVHYNAGDRGALERTFHNILDQLERSEIEDLGQVYGELYPAFVWPALLLLLLEAVFGALVLRRWP; from the coding sequence GTGATCCCCTGGGTGCGCCGCGCCATGCCCGCGCTCTGGGTGTTCTTTCTGGGCGTCCCCACGCTGTGGGTCACGGCGTACTTGGTGGAGGGCGTCTACGGCGTCCCGCTGCGCGCCGACAGCTTCCGCTTCGAGCGACCGTGGGCGGGGCTCTTGCTCTTCGCCGTGCCGCTGGTGTGGCTCGCGCGGGTGTGGCTGCTCAAGACCGCCGCGCCGCGCCTGCTGGTGAGCCGCGGCCGCACGCTCGGGCAGGTGCGTCCTGGCTGGCGCGTGTGGGTCAAGGACCTGCCGCTCGGGCTGCGCGTCACCGCGCTGTGGCTCACCGGGGTGGCGCTCATGGGGCCGCAGAGCATGCACGCGCGCGACCGCACCGAGGTGGACGGCATCGACATCGTGCTGGTCATGGACATGTCGCTGTCCATGCAGGCGGCGGACATCCAGCCCAACCGCTTCGAGGCCACCAAGGTGGTGGTGCGTGACTTCGTGCGGCGGCGTCCGAACGACCGCATCGGCGCGGTGGTGTTCGGGCGCGATGCCTTCACGCTCATGCCGCTGACTACCGACAAAGAGGCGCTCCAGACGGTCATCAGCGAGCTGCAGCTGGAGCTCATCGAGGGTCGCGGCACGGCCATCGGAAACGCCATCGGCACGGGCCTCAACCGCCTGCGGCCCAGCCGCGCGCGCAGCAAGGTCATCATCCTGCTCACCGACGGAGACAGCAACGCGGGCAACGTCTCGCCCGAGCAGGCCGCCGAGCTGGCCGCCACCATGGAGGTCAAGATCTTCACGGTGCTGATGGGCGTGAGCGACGACGCGCCGGTGGCGCAGGGCGTGGACCTCACCCGCCGCACCATCTTCGGAATGCAGAACCAGCCCGTGAACCCGGAGCTGCTGCAGCGCATCGCCGCGCGCACGGGCGGCGTGCACTACAACGCAGGCGACCGCGGCGCGCTCGAGCGCACGTTCCACAACATCCTCGACCAGCTGGAGCGCAGCGAGATCGAGGACCTGGGGCAGGTGTACGGCGAGCTGTACCCCGCGTTCGTCTGGCCCGCGCTGCTGCTGCTGTTGCTGGAGGCCGTGTTCGGCGCGCTGGTGCTGCGGAGGTGGCCATGA
- a CDS encoding DUF58 domain-containing protein — protein MISRELVKKLRKIEIHTARLANDQLAGSYHSVFKGRGMAFSEVRQYQAGDDVRFIDWNVSARMNDAYVKMFTEEREMTVMLLVDLSASEKFGTVGKPKIETVAEIAALLAFSAIKNNDRVGLILFTDRVERFVPPKKGRGHVMRVVTEILNASPQGTGTNLAGALDMLGGLRKRRSVAFLLSDFIADGYEKQLRVAAKRHDLIPVQVVDPREENLPDVGLALVEDLETGELVEVDTGDPRVRQAFAHEVLRQRALRERLFRKLRVDHLTVHTDEDYVRPIAEFFRFRQKRMMGFR, from the coding sequence ATGATCTCGCGCGAGCTCGTCAAGAAGCTCCGGAAGATCGAGATCCACACCGCGCGTCTCGCCAACGATCAGCTCGCGGGCAGCTACCACTCCGTCTTCAAGGGCCGCGGCATGGCGTTCAGCGAGGTGCGCCAGTACCAAGCCGGCGACGATGTGCGCTTCATCGACTGGAACGTCAGCGCGCGCATGAACGACGCGTACGTGAAGATGTTCACCGAGGAGCGCGAGATGACCGTGATGCTCCTGGTGGACCTCTCGGCCTCCGAGAAGTTCGGCACCGTGGGCAAGCCCAAGATCGAGACCGTGGCGGAGATCGCGGCGCTGCTGGCGTTCAGCGCCATCAAGAACAACGACCGCGTGGGGCTCATCCTGTTCACCGACCGGGTCGAGCGCTTCGTGCCGCCCAAGAAGGGGCGCGGCCACGTCATGCGCGTGGTCACCGAGATTTTGAACGCTTCGCCGCAGGGCACGGGCACCAACCTGGCGGGCGCGCTCGACATGTTGGGCGGGCTGCGCAAGCGGCGCTCGGTGGCGTTCCTGCTCAGCGACTTCATCGCCGACGGCTACGAGAAGCAGCTGCGCGTGGCGGCCAAGCGGCACGACCTGATCCCCGTGCAGGTGGTGGACCCGCGCGAAGAGAACCTGCCCGACGTGGGCCTCGCCCTGGTGGAAGACCTCGAGACCGGCGAGCTGGTGGAGGTGGACACGGGTGACCCGCGTGTGCGCCAGGCCTTTGCGCACGAGGTGCTGCGGCAGCGGGCGCTGCGCGAGCGGCTGTTCCGCAAGCTGCGCGTGGACCACCTCACGGTGCACACCGATGAAGACTACGTGCGGCCCATCGCCGAGTTCTTCCGCTTCCGCCAGAAGCGCATGATGGGGTTCCGATGA
- a CDS encoding MoxR family ATPase, with translation MSIDVRAINDMVQRESAFTDALLHEVKKVIVGQEEMVQRVLIGLLTGGHVLLEGVPGLAKTLTVNTICKTVAAEFSRIQFTPDLLPADVVGTVLYNQKSGEFTAKKGPIFANLVLADEINRAPAKVQSALLEAMQEKQVTIGDTTYKLPEPFMVMATQNPVEQEGTYPLAEAQVDRFMMHVRVGYPTAEQERVIMERIAHYTLEGPKVGDGRPNAMEVQRVASTEQLIEARRCIGHVYMDDKIKDYIIAVVGATRNPAAAGLKDLRDMIAHGGSPRASIWLNIAARAHAFVNHRGYVTPEDIKAIGPDVLRHRIIRTYEAEAEEITSDDIVRRIFEAVEVP, from the coding sequence ATGAGTATCGACGTCCGCGCCATCAACGACATGGTCCAGCGCGAGAGCGCCTTCACCGACGCGCTCCTCCACGAGGTCAAGAAGGTCATCGTGGGGCAGGAGGAGATGGTCCAGCGCGTGCTCATCGGCTTGCTCACCGGCGGCCACGTGCTGCTCGAGGGTGTGCCGGGCCTCGCCAAGACGCTCACCGTCAACACCATCTGCAAGACCGTCGCGGCCGAGTTCTCGCGCATCCAGTTCACGCCCGACCTGCTGCCGGCGGACGTGGTGGGCACCGTGCTCTACAACCAGAAGAGCGGCGAGTTCACGGCGAAGAAGGGCCCCATCTTCGCGAACCTGGTGCTGGCCGACGAGATCAACCGCGCGCCCGCCAAGGTGCAGAGCGCGCTGCTCGAGGCCATGCAGGAGAAGCAGGTCACCATCGGTGACACCACCTACAAGCTGCCCGAGCCGTTCATGGTCATGGCCACGCAGAACCCGGTGGAGCAGGAGGGCACCTATCCGCTCGCCGAGGCGCAGGTGGACCGCTTCATGATGCACGTGCGCGTGGGCTACCCCACGGCCGAGCAGGAGCGGGTCATCATGGAGCGCATCGCGCACTACACCCTCGAGGGGCCGAAGGTGGGGGACGGGCGACCCAATGCCATGGAGGTCCAGCGGGTCGCATCCACCGAGCAGCTCATCGAAGCGCGCCGCTGCATCGGCCACGTCTACATGGACGACAAGATCAAGGACTACATCATCGCGGTGGTGGGCGCGACGCGTAACCCCGCGGCGGCCGGCCTCAAGGACCTGCGCGACATGATCGCCCACGGTGGCAGCCCGCGCGCCAGCATCTGGCTCAACATAGCGGCGCGCGCGCACGCGTTCGTGAACCACCGCGGCTACGTCACCCCCGAGGACATCAAGGCCATCGGGCCCGACGTGCTGCGTCACCGCATCATCCGCACCTACGAGGCCGAAGCCGAGGAGATCACGAGCGACGACATCGTGCGCCGGATCTTCGAGGCGGTGGAGGTCCCTTGA
- the hemL gene encoding glutamate-1-semialdehyde 2,1-aminomutase — protein MTDANSKALFAAAQLRIPGGVNSPVRAFGSVGGEPVFIQRAKGPHLYGADGSAYIDYVGSWGPMILGHAQPDVVRAIQEAATLGCSYGAPTAGETDMAEAIADAFPSMEMSRLVSSGTEATMGALRVARGFTGRDLIVKCVGAYHGGADYLLVKAGSGLATLGEPDSGGVPAAIAATTRLVEYNDVAGLQALFAAEGAQIAAVIIEPVAGNMGCVPPDPAWLKALREVTYQYGALLIFDEVMTGFRVARGGAQALYGIIPDLTCLGKIVGGGLPVGAYGGRREIMSKIAPLGPVYQAGTLSGNPLAVAAGLTTLGLLRRPGFYEGLEASSAALADGLASAAALAGVAVVVQRVGSMLTVFFTDAPVRDWPSAARCSRGTFAVWHAALLANGIYWPPSQFEAAFVSAAHDDETLSATLAAAQIAFAAARAHSDAE, from the coding sequence ATGACCGACGCGAACTCCAAGGCCCTCTTCGCTGCCGCGCAGCTCCGCATCCCCGGCGGCGTGAACTCGCCCGTGCGGGCCTTCGGTTCCGTGGGGGGCGAGCCCGTCTTCATCCAGCGGGCCAAGGGGCCCCATCTCTACGGCGCGGACGGCAGCGCCTACATCGACTACGTCGGGTCCTGGGGGCCCATGATCCTCGGCCATGCGCAGCCGGACGTGGTGCGGGCCATCCAAGAGGCGGCCACCCTGGGCTGCAGCTACGGCGCCCCTACGGCGGGCGAAACGGACATGGCCGAGGCGATCGCGGATGCCTTCCCGTCCATGGAGATGAGCCGCCTGGTGTCGAGCGGCACCGAAGCCACCATGGGCGCGCTGCGGGTGGCTCGAGGGTTCACCGGGCGCGACCTGATCGTGAAGTGCGTGGGCGCCTACCACGGCGGCGCCGACTACCTCTTGGTGAAGGCCGGCAGCGGCCTGGCCACGCTCGGGGAGCCGGACAGCGGCGGTGTGCCGGCGGCCATCGCCGCCACCACGCGCCTCGTGGAGTACAACGATGTCGCGGGCTTGCAGGCGCTGTTCGCCGCCGAGGGAGCCCAGATCGCGGCGGTCATCATCGAGCCCGTGGCTGGCAACATGGGCTGCGTGCCGCCCGATCCGGCTTGGCTGAAAGCCCTGCGCGAGGTCACCTATCAGTACGGAGCGCTGCTCATCTTCGACGAGGTCATGACAGGCTTCCGCGTGGCCCGTGGCGGTGCGCAGGCGCTCTATGGGATCATCCCCGACCTGACCTGCCTCGGAAAGATCGTGGGCGGTGGCCTGCCTGTCGGTGCCTATGGCGGGCGTCGCGAAATCATGTCCAAGATCGCTCCCCTCGGGCCCGTGTATCAGGCAGGCACCCTGAGCGGAAACCCGCTGGCGGTCGCTGCGGGGCTCACCACGCTCGGCTTGCTGCGCCGGCCCGGTTTCTATGAAGGCCTCGAGGCCTCGAGCGCCGCCCTCGCCGACGGGTTGGCCAGCGCGGCCGCTCTGGCTGGGGTGGCGGTGGTGGTCCAGCGCGTCGGGTCCATGCTGACCGTCTTCTTCACCGACGCGCCGGTGCGGGACTGGCCGAGCGCGGCGCGCTGCAGCCGGGGCACCTTCGCCGTGTGGCACGCGGCGCTCTTGGCGAACGGGATCTACTGGCCCCCGAGCCAGTTCGAGGCGGCGTTCGTGTCGGCCGCGCATGACGACGAGACGCTGAGCGCCACCCTCGCCGCGGCCCAGATCGCCTTCGCCGCTGCGCGTGCCCACAGCGACGCGGAATGA
- a CDS encoding ATP synthase subunit I, which produces MNSLLRTTTKTTLGFAAVLVVLSFAAIGVPTGIGALVGSAVAVANWFLLRISLSKLVDARVEQRAGITLLLCLKLGLTGVVAFIAIRRLHVDPLGFMIGFGALVLGILTASILFSAETASAQPAADAPGEEI; this is translated from the coding sequence ATGAACTCCCTGCTCCGCACGACCACCAAGACCACGCTCGGCTTCGCAGCCGTGCTGGTGGTGCTGTCGTTCGCGGCCATCGGCGTTCCCACGGGCATCGGGGCCCTGGTGGGGTCCGCCGTCGCCGTCGCCAACTGGTTCCTCCTGCGCATCAGCCTCAGCAAGCTGGTGGACGCCCGGGTGGAACAGCGGGCCGGCATCACCCTCTTGCTCTGTTTGAAGCTCGGGCTGACCGGGGTGGTCGCGTTCATCGCGATCCGCCGCCTCCACGTCGACCCGCTCGGCTTCATGATCGGCTTCGGTGCCCTGGTCTTGGGCATCCTGACCGCCTCCATCTTGTTCAGCGCCGAGACGGCGTCCGCGCAGCCCGCGGCCGACGCACCCGGCGAGGAGATCTGA
- the atpB gene encoding F0F1 ATP synthase subunit A, with amino-acid sequence MPHGESWFSLLPGYAHWLSDAQASHGPTWIAHGDVSIQHILHWIFLIILLAVVGLLVRAKVADTQAAILPDGQFSLRTLIEGFAGKVYGTLVDMLGKKAAKFFLPLIGTCAFMIFFSNVFGLVPGFQPPTSNLNTTMAMALVIFFATHIFGVKENGLGYFKHFLGPFLPLAPLMLPIELISHVARPITLAVRLMANMTADHLVLGIFLTLGHWLIPIPLPLYFLGCIVVVVQTMVFCLLSTVYISMAIAHDH; translated from the coding sequence ATGCCTCACGGTGAATCGTGGTTCAGCTTGCTTCCCGGGTACGCCCACTGGCTGAGTGATGCTCAGGCCAGCCACGGCCCCACGTGGATTGCCCACGGCGACGTCTCCATCCAGCACATCCTGCACTGGATCTTCCTCATCATCCTGCTGGCTGTGGTGGGGCTGTTGGTCCGCGCCAAGGTGGCCGACACGCAGGCCGCCATCCTCCCCGACGGTCAGTTCTCGCTGCGCACCCTGATCGAGGGCTTCGCCGGCAAGGTCTACGGCACGCTCGTGGACATGTTGGGCAAGAAGGCCGCCAAGTTCTTCCTGCCGCTCATCGGCACCTGCGCGTTCATGATCTTCTTCTCGAACGTGTTCGGCCTGGTGCCCGGCTTCCAGCCGCCCACCTCCAACCTGAACACCACCATGGCCATGGCCCTGGTGATCTTCTTCGCCACGCACATCTTCGGCGTGAAGGAGAACGGGCTCGGGTACTTCAAGCACTTCCTCGGGCCCTTCCTGCCGCTGGCGCCGCTGATGCTCCCCATCGAGCTCATCAGCCACGTCGCGCGCCCGATCACCCTCGCCGTCCGCCTCATGGCGAACATGACGGCCGACCACCTCGTGCTCGGCATCTTCCTGACGCTCGGGCACTGGCTCATCCCGATCCCGCTCCCCCTCTACTTCCTCGGCTGCATCGTCGTGGTGGTTCAGACCATGGTCTTCTGCTTGTTGTCCACGGTCTACATCTCCATGGCCATCGCGCACGACCACTGA
- the atpE gene encoding ATP synthase F0 subunit C, producing MKKTALRLVSLLTPLFVTATAFAQDAAGGADNSALAYAAGASIGIAAFGGALGQGKAAAAALEGIARNPNASDKLFTPMILGLALIESLVIYALVIAYMLQDKI from the coding sequence ATGAAGAAGACCGCACTTCGACTCGTTTCCCTGCTCACCCCCCTCTTCGTCACGGCGACGGCGTTCGCGCAGGACGCAGCTGGCGGCGCTGACAACTCCGCGCTCGCGTACGCCGCGGGTGCCTCCATCGGCATCGCGGCCTTCGGTGGCGCGCTCGGCCAGGGCAAGGCCGCTGCGGCCGCGCTCGAGGGCATCGCGCGTAACCCCAACGCCTCCGACAAGCTCTTCACGCCGATGATCCTCGGCCTGGCGCTCATCGAGTCGCTGGTCATCTACGCGCTCGTCATCGCGTACATGCTCCAGGACAAGATCTGA
- a CDS encoding cytochrome c maturation protein CcmE — MCDVLWFVAVAVAVADNAHDDDNDNVDTPSWQPSRNEAGIVCRATPYSGEMSGHDQSDLESAPEPTSPAPVPPSAGSSPQAASKPRGLGSGAKIIAVFGLLGAAMLVLAFSQASEVATYSVTVSEALAGAQGDRRIRVEGDLRHGSIQFRESPCEWRFTIERDGHEMPVEFPRCVVPDTFRDDYDIQVVVEGRVDERGTFLADQIIPRCPSKYEEQATQLSAAGG, encoded by the coding sequence GTGTGCGACGTCCTTTGGTTCGTCGCCGTCGCCGTCGCCGTCGCCGACAACGCCCACGACGACGACAACGACAACGTGGACACCCCGTCGTGGCAGCCGTCGCGGAACGAGGCTGGCATCGTGTGCCGGGCGACCCCATACTCCGGGGAGATGAGCGGCCACGACCAGAGCGACCTCGAGAGCGCCCCCGAGCCCACCAGCCCTGCGCCCGTGCCTCCGTCGGCGGGCTCGTCCCCCCAGGCGGCCAGCAAGCCGCGCGGCCTCGGCTCCGGCGCCAAGATCATCGCCGTGTTCGGCCTGCTGGGGGCCGCCATGCTGGTGCTGGCGTTCAGCCAGGCCTCCGAGGTGGCCACGTATTCGGTCACCGTGAGCGAGGCGCTGGCCGGCGCGCAGGGCGACCGCCGCATCCGCGTGGAGGGCGACCTGCGCCACGGCTCCATCCAGTTCCGCGAGTCTCCGTGCGAGTGGCGCTTCACCATCGAGCGCGACGGGCACGAGATGCCGGTGGAGTTCCCACGCTGCGTGGTGCCCGACACCTTCCGCGACGACTACGACATCCAGGTGGTGGTCGAGGGCCGCGTGGACGAGCGCGGCACGTTCCTGGCGGACCAGATCATCCCGCGCTGCCCGTCCAAGTACGAAGAGCAGGCCACGCAGCTGAGCGCCGCGGGGGGCTGA